CGACGACCTTCCCGACCTCATCGCCGAGAGCTTCGACTGGTTCTTCGAGCACGTCGACACCGCGAAGGTCACGGCCATCGTGATCGGCGGGTGGGAGGACTCCTACGAAGACGACAGCAGTCACATCGTCCAGCGCCTGGCCGACGAGGCCGGCCGGCTGCCCGGGCTGCGCTCGCTCTTCCTGGGCGCGATGTCGCCGGAGGACTGCGAGATCTCCTGGATCCAGCAGTCGGACATCGCGCCGCTGCTGGAGGCGTACCCGAAGCTGGAGCGGCTGGAGGTGCGCGGCGGCTCCGGGCTGCGGCTCTCCCCCGTGCGGCACGAGTCGCTGAAGGTGCTGCGGTTCGAGACGGGAGGGCTGCCGGGAGAGGCGGTCCGCGGGGTCGGCGCGTGCGAGCTGCCCGCGCTGGAGCACCTCGACCTGTGGTTCGGGGTCGGCATGTACGGCGGTGACGCCACGGTCGGCGACGTCGCCGGGATCCTGGGCGGCGGGCGGTTGCCCCGGCTGCGCCATCTGGGCCTGCAGAACAGCGAGATCCAGGACGACCTCGCCGCCGCTGTGGCGGCCGCGCCCGTCGTTGCCAGGCTCGAGACGCTGAGCCTGGCGATGGGCGGCATCACCGACGCCGGGGTGGAGGCGCTGCTCAGCGGCCAGCCGCTCACCCACCTGCGACGCCTGGACCTCTCCTATCACGGCATCAGCGCCGCGATGAGAGCCCGTCTCACCGCGGCACTGCCCGGCGTCGACATCGACCTGTCCAGCCCGGACGAGACGTATGTGGCCGTAAGTGAGTGATGTGCGGTTCGCCGTGGTGGGAACACCTGGGGATCGGCGGGTGACGATGTTCCGCGACGCCGCGGTCGCCGCCGGGCTGGCCGAGCCGCACGTGATCTCGTGGCGGGACGTGCTGGCCGGGCGGGAGATCGGTGCGCCCGAGGGTGCGCTGCTGCGGGTGGACTCGCCGGGCGAGGACGGCGAGGCCGACGCGCTGCTGCGCGGGCCGGGCGATCCCGCGCGCG
This genomic interval from Nonomuraea helvata contains the following:
- a CDS encoding STM4015 family protein, giving the protein MREFDEQPSQYERYDQRYAGLPVAEVPWQEDGEPPAAGSAAWRLNASTFDDDLPDLIAESFDWFFEHVDTAKVTAIVIGGWEDSYEDDSSHIVQRLADEAGRLPGLRSLFLGAMSPEDCEISWIQQSDIAPLLEAYPKLERLEVRGGSGLRLSPVRHESLKVLRFETGGLPGEAVRGVGACELPALEHLDLWFGVGMYGGDATVGDVAGILGGGRLPRLRHLGLQNSEIQDDLAAAVAAAPVVARLETLSLAMGGITDAGVEALLSGQPLTHLRRLDLSYHGISAAMRARLTAALPGVDIDLSSPDETYVAVSE